The Flavobacterium galactosidilyticum nucleotide sequence ATCGGGAATATTGAAAGATTTGGGTCCACATATCATAGATCAGGCGTTGTGTTTATTTGGTTTGCCACAATCCGTTTTTGCAGATATTCGCATAACTCGAGAACATTCCTTAGTGGATGATTATATTGATGTTTTACTGTATTATGCTACTTTTCGTGTCCGTTTAAAAGCGGGTTTTTTTGTCAGAGAAGCAAATCCGGCTTATATTATTCATGGAAAAAAAGGTTCCTTCGTAAAACATCGAGGCGATATTCAAGAAGATGAATTGAAATTAGGAAAAAAACCAAATCTAACTACTTGGGGAACTGAACCAATTGAAAAAGCAGGTTTATTGCACACGGAAATTAATGGTGAAATCGTAAAAAAAACGATTTCTACACTACAAGGGAATTATTATGACTTTTTTGAAGGTGTTTATAATTCGATTGTAAGTAATACTATAGAACCAGTAACAGCAAAAGACGGTATTCATGTAATGCAAATTATTGAAGCTGCGATTCAAAGTAGTGCCCAGAAAAAAGTTGTTGATTTGCTGCGTTCTCAACACGAATAAATTGGTGGAAATTTGCGCAATTTGGGTTGAGTTATCTTCATAGTTCTTTAATTTTTATAAACAATAACGTTGTATTTTTTTCAGGCTCTTTAGTTTTGATTCAATTGCCAATTGCTTGTTGTATTTTTGCAAAGTAAAATTTTAAAAGAAAAACGGTTTGATAGATTTAAACTTCTTAGGAAAGTCAAAAACAAAAGCAAAATTCAAAAAACAATATAGAGACATCAAGATTTCGTACTTAAACCGAATTCGTTGGGCAGTTTCTATGTTTTATTTTGGAATGGGTTTGTGTTTTGCGACCTGGGCAAGTAGAATTCCAGATATAAAAACAACTTTACAACTCAGCGAAGGAGATTTAGGAACAATCTTATTTGCGTTGCCACTAGGACAATTATTAATTATGCCGTTTTCAGGAAAATTAGTGAGTCGTTTTGGAAGCCACCGCATGTTAGTATTTTCGTTATTGTTTTACGTTTTTAGTATGACTAATCTGGGTTTGGCTACTAATGCTTGGCAATTATCAGCGGGATTATTTGTATTTGGAATTTTTGGGAACCTCTCTAATATTGCTGTAAATACTCAGGGCGTTTATACCGAAGTGCTTTTCAAAAAAACAATCATGTCCTCTTTTCACGGGATGTGGAGTTTTGCCGGATTCATGGGGGCTTTAGTAGGATTAGCAATGCTAGCCTTCGATTTAACACCGTACATTCACTTTCTCATCGTTGGTGGAGTTGTGTTTTTAATGATGGCTTTCAATTTTAAATTTTTAATAAAAGCCAAAGAAACTATCAAAGTCAAGAAGGCAAAAATGTTCTCAAAACCAGATAGCGCACTAATTTGGTTGGGAATAATAGGGTTTTGCAGCATGGCCAGCGAAGGGGTAATGTTTGACTGGAGTGGCGTTTATTTCAAAGATGTTATCAAAGCGCCAGGTCCATTAGTAATTTTAGGATACACTTCATTTATGATCATGATGGCTGGAGGTAGATTCCTTGGAGACGGTCTAATACGTAAATTTGGAAGAAAAAATGTGCTGAAGATCAGCGGAATAATGATTTCTACGGGGCTTTTTATAGCAGTATTTTTCCCGTTTATCATTCCTTCAACTCTTGCCTTTATGCTAGTTGGACTCGGAGTTTCAACGATTGTACCTACCGTTTATAGCCTTGCGGGGAAAAATCCAAATGTTTCTCCAAGTATAGCCTTGACTACAGTTTCGAGCGTCAGTTTTCTAGGTTTCTTAATGGGACCACCTATTATTGGTTACATAGCTGAATTATCCAACCTGCGATTTTCATTCGCATTCATCGGTATTTTTGGAGTTCTAATCGCATTTATGGTTTCTAAAATCGAAACAATAGAATAAAATTTTTGTTTTGGGAGCAGGAATTCTCTTTTTCAAAACACATTTTCTCCCGCTATTCGCTATATCCTTGTTGTCTTTTCTTCGTTCCTCGCAAGGACAACAAGGGATGTCACTATTATCGGGGCTCTACAGTCATTTTTTATTTTCTATAGATAACTTCATGAGAAGCTTACTTAAAATTAATTATTTTATTTACTGAAAATCAATATATTATAAATTATTTAACTACTTTTAATATTACAATTCTGTAAAGGAGTAGTTCGATTTTGTGCTGACTTATAAATACCACTTTTTTCAGCATGTAATTATTTAAAATATATACCACTTTTCCAAAATTCACTTTTTAATCATTTTAAAGTGCTTTTCCTTAGGGAAACGCTTTAATGTTTTTAGTTCAACCTATAAATAAATCTTTATGGGTTAAACTTTTTATTGGAAACAACTTAAAAAGGTTCTTTCCATTACTATTTTAATAAGTGTAACCCTCAGGATTATTTGAATATATGAAAAAATTTTACTTCACAATTTTCTTTATCGTTCAAACAGCAATTGTTACAGCACAAAACAACACCGGTTTTTTTGGTAAAATTATCGAACCCAAAACTCAAAAACCATTAGAATTTGTAGTTGTCAGTATTCAAAATACGACTTTGATGCAAATCACTAAAACTGATGGTCAATTTAGTTTTGATGATGTTCCTTCTGGAAATATATTGCTTCTTGTTCACAGTCAAGGATTCAAAGATGCTTTGTATCCTATAGATATTGAGCAAGGCCAAAGACTAGATTTAGGAACCATATCGCTGGAAGAGGACCAAACCTTAGAACAACAAAGTAGTATCATTACGCTTATAGAGAGCGATTTTAGTGATGAAAATAGCAGTTCCGAAAGTACTTCTGGACTATTACAATCCTCCAGAGATGCTTTTTTACAATCTGCCGCTTTCAATTGGGGACAAGCTCGTTTTAGAGTTCGAGGATTAGATAGCGAATATTCAACTATGATGATCAATGGTGTTTCTATGAATAAAATATATGACGGTAGGCCGCAATGGGGTGAATGGGGCGGATTGAATGACGCATTGCGCAATCAAGAATTTACGCTAGGAACTGCACCTTCTGATTATACTTTTGGAGGGATTTTGGGAACGCAACAAATCAATACACGAGCTTCTATTTACAGGCCCGGTTCCCGAATCACATTTTCAGGAACTAATACTAATTACAGTTGGCGCACCATGGCAACATATGCAAGTGGAATGAATGCTAATGGCTGGGCTTTTGTAGTTTCGGCAGGAAAACGCTGGGCACAAGAAGGTTATTTTGAAGGAACCAACTATGATGCAAATTCCTTTTTCATAAGTCTTGAAAAAAAATTGAGTCAGAATCAGTCGTTGAACTTAACTGGAATCTACACACCCAATTCAAGAGCTAAAAACTCTCCTAATACGGCAGAAGTTACTGAGTTGACTACTGTGAAATACAATTCTTATTGGGGTTTTCAAGACGGAAAAAAACGAAATGCTCGTATGAAAACTATCGAAATGCCTACAATTATGCTCAATCATTATTTTAAAATTAATGATAAAACGAACTTAAACTCAAGTGCGACTTATCAATTTGGGAAAATTACGAACAGCAATATCGATTATCAAAATGCGAATAGTCCTGATCCAACGTATTACAGAAAAATGTCTAGTTATTATAGTTCGTTATATGCAAAAGATAGCGGTGAATTCTCGGGAGCATTTATACCAGATTATGAAAATGCCGAGAAAAGTAAAATTTCGTTTTTAGCTAATTCTCAAATCGATTGGAATGCCATTTATAAGGCGAATCAAACTCCTGTTCTTGATTCGAATGGAATCATTTCGGGCTATGAGCCTAAAAAAAGCAAGTATGTTTTATATGAAGATCAAGTAGAAGATCAAACAGCTGCAATTAATACCAATTTGACTTCGCAACTGTCTGAAAATATATTTTTGAATGCAGGTGCATCGTTCAAAAAATTAAAATCACATTATTCTCAGCATTTACTAGACTTGCTGGGCGGTTTGTATTTTGATGATATTGATCCATTTTATAAAGGAAGACTATCTCAATCTGATCTTAATAATCCAGATCGACAAGTAGTTGTAGGCGATACTTATGGATACAACTACAATTATTTAGCTACTATAATAGAGGCATTTACCCAATTTAAATTCACGTACAATAAAGTTGATTTTTATCTAGGGCAACAGTTTTCGACTAGAGATTATCAGAGAGAGGGTTTGTACAGAAACGGAATTTATGAGAATAATTCTTTTGGAAAAAGTGAGAAAGTAACCTTTGAAAACTTTGGCTTCAAAGCTGGATTAAATTTAAAAATTTCGGGGAAACAGTTGGTTACCTTTAATGCGGCACATTTGACTAAAGCGCCATCATTGCGCAACACTTTTCCTAATTCTAGACTCAATAATTTAATAATAGATGGACTTGAAAGTGAAAACATCAATAGTATAGATCTTAGTTATGTCTATCGATCACCTAAACTGAAAGGCAGATTGACAACTTACTATTCGCTAATAAAAAATGTAACTCAAATTTCGTTTTTTTATGCGGAAGGAATTTTTGATGATGGAGCAGGATATTTGAATACAGATGCTTTTGTAAGCCAAACATTAACGAAGCTAAATAAGAAGAATATTGGAGCAGAATTAAGTTTGGAATACCAATTAAGTTCCACTTTCAAAACTACTTTTTCAGGAGCTTTTGGTGACTATACTTATGCTAGTAATCCACAAGTCTCCTTGACAAATGATGCCAAAGCCTCTGTAGAAAATACTAATCCAGTTTTTGATTTTGGAGCAGCTGCATTAAAGAATTATAAACAAGCGGGAATGCCGCAACGTGCTTATTCAGTGGGTTTAGAATATAGAGATCCTAGTTATTGGTGGATTAGTGCAAATATTAATTATCTCACTAATAATTATATTGATGTTTCAGCAATTTCCAGAACTAAAATATTCTATAAAAATCCAGCTTCTGGATTCAATTTTCCAGAAGCAACAGAGGAAAGAGCAGCTGAGTTGTTAAAACAAGAAAAGTTTGATCCTTTAATGCTTTTAAATCTCGTGGGTGGGAAATCGTGGCGAATTCACGGAAAGAACTTTGGTGTGTTTGCGAGTGTCAATAATGTACTCGATGTTACTTATAAAACGGGTGGTTACGAACAAGCTCGAAATGCCAATTTTAGAAAAATGAATCAAGATTTTTCCAGTGGTACACCCTCATTTGGGAATAAATATTTCTACGGATACGGAAGAACCTATTTTGTGAATCTATATATCAATTTATAAATTAAAAAATATGAAAGCAACATTTCACAAACCCTATTTATTTTTGCTGTTGTTATTTATAATCAATAGTTGTGTAACGGATAATATAAGTGCTCCAAAACTTATATGTACCCAAACGGATTTGGTCGTAAATAAGAGCGTGAGTGATGTTCGCGCTAATGCAAATGCTGTTATAGCACAATATAAATACGATGATATCATTGAAGCGTATGTAGTTTCGAGTGATGAAGCAGGTAATTTTTTCAAAACGATTTCTTTTCAAACTTTGGCAACAGCCACAACACCAGCAATAGGTTTTAGCGTTCCTGTAGATGCTACGAACTTGTATATTGATTATCGGCCAGGCAATAAAGTATATATAAAACTGAAAAACCAGTATACTGATATTTCGTTTGGAGGAATGCGTATTGGGAGTATTTTTGTAAATGCGTACAATGATGGTGGAGTGGGTCGACTTTCGCAAAATGAGTATAAAAATGTTTTGAATGCCTCTTGTACCAATGTAAAAGAAGAAGAACTTGTGAAGATGGTTTCAATGACCGATTTACTAAATGATTCTTATTTAAATACCTTGGTTGAATTATCCGATGTTCAGTTTGCAACAGCAGCGGTGGGTCGTCATTATTTTGAAGAATCGAATAATGTAGGTGGCGCTACTAATTGGGGTTTGATGGATAAATCAGGGAATCAAGTTTATTTTAGAACAAGTAGTTTTGCAAATTTTGCTACTAGCATAGTTCCTAATGGTAGTGGAAAAGTTAGAGGAATTTTAACAAAGTATGGAAATGATTATCAATTATTAGCACGCTCGGAGAAAGATGTAGTCATGACAGGAAATAGATCGGTTGCTTTTTTCTCACAAGATTTTGAAACCGTTGTGGATAAATCTAATTTGAGTCTTCCAGGTTGGGCTAATATTGTTCAAAATGGTTCTCTTTTTTGGAAAGGTGGTGTTTATTCTGGCAATGGTTTTGCTGAATTTAGTATTTCAGGAACAAAAGTAGTTTCAAATATAGCTTGGTTAATTTCGCCAAAAATAGATATGGATGTTTACACTAAAGAAATCTTGACTTTTAGAACTGCGCAACATCATTTGGACGTTGACTCGCCATTAAATTCACTTGAAGTCTATGTTTCCACAAATTTTGATGGATTGAATGTAACTAAAGCAACATGGATTCCATTAGTGACTAATTTGCCGAAGCAAGCTACACCTTGGCGTCAATTTATAGGAAGTGGCGCAGTAGATTTATCTTCGTATAAAGGCAAAATAAACATTGCTTTTAAATATACAGGATCTGGTAAGAACTTAGCGCTGGATGGTGCTTTTCAGGTTGATGACGTACAAGTTTTTGGTGAAAAGTAATTTTGCTATATTTGCGCAATCATAAAATTAAAAGTCATCATGAAATCTACATTATTAGCACTTGTTTCTTCACTCTTTGTTTCTTGCTTTCCAGATTTGAAGTCTGATATTGAAACGCAACCAGTTGATTATACAGTTCAAAATGAAAAGGAAATTGTGGATTATATTGCCAAAAATAATTTGAATGCTCAAAAAAGCGATACAGGTTTGTATTATGTAGTTACTGAGCCGGGTACTGGAAAACAGCCTACTGTAAACTCTTGTGTAACAGTAGCTTACAAAGGGTGTTTTACAAATGGTAAAATTTTTGATCAAAATGCTTCAGGTATTTCGGGGGATTTATATAAATTTATAAAAGGATGGACAGAAGGAATTCAATATTTTAAAGAAGGTGGAAGTGGAGTGCTTTTAGTACCAGCTCATCTTGGTTACGGTAATGGTGTTTCTGGAATACCAGGCGGTTCAGTCCTTGCGTTTGATGTTAAATTAATTGCTGTCAAATAATAAATTAAGTTTACGGTTAGTACTTAACGGAAACATTAAAGGACAAAGAGATTGCCATTATGTGCAGTCTCTTTGTCGTTTTAGCTATTTGTTAGTTGAAACTGTTTTATGAAAATTTGGTTCATTCATGTCCAAATTAAAAGTTAGTTTGCTGTTAGATAATCCTATTATTAAAAGCTTGTGATATTTTTATAAACCCATAACTACATAAGTCCCTTACAAATGATTAAATTTGTAGCTTATTCAAAAATATGTTAGAAAAAGAAGTACTAAATTTCGAAAAAACGGCTATAGTTGGTATTGTAACTCAAAATCAAAGCGAAGAGAAACTAAATGAGTATCTTGACGAATTAGAGTTTTTGACCTTTACTGCTGGAGGCCAAGTGGTAAAACGTTTTTCTCAAAAAATGGAACGCCCTAATCCTAAGACTTTTGTAGGTACTGGAAAAATTGAAGAGATTCATCTTTTTGTAAAAGAAAATGATATTTCTACTTTGATATTTGATGATGAATTATCGCCATCCCAGCAAAAAAATATATCTAAAATTATTACGGAATGTAAAATCCTGGATAGAACGCACCTGATCCTGGATATTTTTGCACAACGTGCTGAAACTTCCTATGCAAGAACCCAAGTAGAACTGGCGCAATGCATCTATATGTTGCCTCGATTATCCGGACTTTGGACACACTTAGAGCGTCAAAAAGGGGGAATTGGGATGCGTGGACCTGGGGAAACGGAGATTGAAACCGACAGACGTATTGTTCGTGACCGAATCGCTTTATTGAAAGATAAAATTAAGGCAATCGACAAACAAATGGGAACGCAACGGGGCAATCGTGGTTCTATGGTGCGTGTCGCTTTGGTTGGATACACCAATGTTGGGAAATCAACTTTGATGAACGCCGTTGGTAAAAGTGACGTTTTTGTAGAGAACAAACTTTTTGCCACCTTAGACACTACCGTTCGTAAAGTAGTCATCAAAAACCTGCCTTTCTTACTTTCTGATACTGTTGGATTCATTAGAAAGTTGCCTACTATGCTAGTAGATTCTTTCAAAAGTACGCTGGATGAAGTTCGCGAAGCCGATTTGTTATTGCACGTAGTTGATATTTCGCATCCGGAATTTGAAGATCATATCGCATCGGTAAACCAAACCTTGTTGGACATCAAAGCCAATGACAAACCGGTAATTATGGTTTTCAACAAAATCGATGCATACAAGCATTTGACCATTGACGAAGATGATTTGATGACCGAAAAAACTACCAGACATTACACGCTGGAAGAATGGAAATCGACTTGGATGAGTAGAGTAGGAGTACAAAATGCCTTGTTTATCTCGGCAACTAATAAAGAAAATTTCGAGGAATTCAGAGAACGCGTTTACGAAGCCGTACGGCACATTCACATTACCCGTTTTCCGTACAATAAGTTTTTATATCCAGATTATAAAGACGCTGTTGAGAAAGAAGATAAAGAAGCGGAAGAAGAAACCGAGTAATTTCCCAAAGCTATATTCCACACCAATCCCTTTTGAAATTTCAAGAGGGATTTTTTTTGGGCGTGCCCGAGCTTCCTCTGTGTTACAGCTTTGTCAGGCTGTACGCTGCAAACAAAGTTGACTGAACTCCTATAAAAATTACTGCTAGGTGAAGTAATCTCCCGAAGAAAAATCAGGAGGATTCTCGTTCCCGATCGCGCAGTAATCCCACAATAGTTGGGCAGTTTTGCAAACTGTGCCCAAAAAAGTGAGCAAACAATACAAATAACACAAAAAATATCATCTCTAAGAAAGCCATAAAACACGCCTTAGCCGATGTAAGGTTGATTTTTGAAGCAAACAACATATGGCGAATTTTCAACCTAATTGACCATAATATATTAAAACAGTGTCTAATAATACTGATTATGTATTTTGGGACCCTAAAAGCGATTTTTAAAGCTTTTTATGCATCGTTTTATTTTTATAACAACAAAGCGACTTTTGTAAAAAGAATTTCAAGTGCCTTTTACATCACATATATTGATTTAATGATTAACCATTTAGTTTTCGGTTATAGATTTTTAGACGTACTGGTTTTAGCGGAAAGCTGCGTGTAAAATCCTGTAAAAAGATTAAACTATTTAAGGTAATTTGTAAATTTTAAAAAATAACTGTTTATTGTCGTTTTATAAAATAATAATTGTTGGCAACGAAATTTAATATATTCATGTCCCAATAGTTGCAAGCAAGTGACTAGTTCTTTACGGAAATATTTTATCTTGTGGAAAGTTTTCGGTTCGCATTAATTGGAAAAGCAATTTAGTGTATGAACATTAGTCGACATAATTAAAAAAAGTCTAAATCACTAAAAAAATCTGCGTTACATGAATCTTGAAAATCATTATAAAAAACTGTATCACGAGTCGATAAATAAAATTTCTTCTGACAATTATCACATTGATACTTTAATTGATTCTAAAAACGATAGAAGGTTTGGATTAACACTTATAATAAGACCTTCAAATGAAATAAAAAAGAAGATTCAGAACTTTCTCAAGAATTTTAAAGAAATAGAGCCGAATCAATATTATTATCCAAATTCTGATATTCACATTACAGTAATGTCGATCATTTCTTGCTACAGTGATTTTGATATGTCAAAAATAGATGTTCAAAAATATATTGATTTGACTGAAAAATGTCTTTTAAAAGGAATAGACTTAAATATTACTTTTAAAGGAATCACAGCTTCACCTTCTGGAGTTATGGTACAAGGATTTATGAATAATAACGAGCTAAATGACATTAGAAATAGGTTGAGAAAAGAATTTAAAAATTCTAATGTAGAGCAAAGTTTAGACAAAAGGTATTTGATACAAACAGCGCATTCAACAATTATTCGATTTAGAAAAGAATTGAGTCAGAAAGAAAAATTTTTGGAACTTTTGGATAACAGTATTAATTATGATTTTGGAACTTTTAAAGTAAATAAATTTGAGCTTGTTTATAATGATTGGTATCAAAGAGAACAGTATGTAAAAAAAATACATGAATTTGTTGTGTGAAATAACGCGTGCTAAATGCTAAGATTTCTTTTCGCGCACAGTATGAAACATGAAATTTGCGTTGATCGGAACTTATTGAAAGTCAGGAGACACTATCGAATTATTGTAAAATTAATTGAGGAGTATTTAGAGGATTTAGTCTCCTCTTTTTTTTTAAAGTAGTTTTTCAGCTGGTTTTAATGTTTTTTTTGACAATTATAGCAAATTTTCAACCCGTACACAAACACTGCATCAATAAAGGAAAACTGCAATTTCAAAATTTAAAAAAAGGATCGTTAAATCCATCGGAATTAATCAATAGAAAGTGCACTAATTGTATATCCGGGAACATAATGGTCTGATTTTTGGTACAAACAGTAATAGTGTATAAACTAGATAAATTTAAACAATAATTAAACAAAAAAATGACAAAGAAATTTTTGACAATCGCAATGCTAACAGCCTTATTTTTGAATTCTTGTAAAGAAGCACCAAAGCAAGAAAACACAGAAACGCCAACTACTGAATCAGTTGAAAAAGCTGCTGATGACATTGTGGTTCTTTCGTCAACTGATAAAGACGGGAAGAAATTAGAAATGTCCTTTAACAATACCAAAGGAACTGCAACGCTCCATTTTATTGGAGAAACGATTGAATTGCTAGATCAAAAACCGGCATCAGGAATTTGGTATAAAAACGATAATTTCGAATTGACAGGAAAGGGAAACGACATAGATTTGAAAAAAGACGGAAAAGTAGTTTTTACACATAAAGACGATATTGTAAAAACAGTGCTAAAAAATAAGGAAGGACAAACGCTGGATATGACTTACAATAACACAACAAATAGTGTAAAAGTGTATTTAGATGGCGGTGAAGAGCTTGAGTTAGCCGGTCAAAAGCCAGCTTCTGGAATTTGGTACAAAAACGACCATTATGAATTACGAGGAAAAGGAGAAAACCTTGAATTAACCAAAGACGGGAAAACGGTATTTAAGAATTAAAACTTTAATGATTATAAAATAATAGGACTGTCCGCATTATGAGCTAATTATTTTTTTGCCACGAATTCACAAATTTTTTTAATTAAAATTTCTAAAGCTTTTGTTTTGGGAGGTTTTAACTAGCTCGATTAGTGAATTCGTGGCTATTTTTTAGTATTGGTACAAGTAAAGCGTAATCACGTAAAATAGTTACTAGTATTTTCTCCGAAATTGTAGTCCTGACAAAAATTATCTTATTTTGCGGGCAAATTGAAAAATATGATAAACCCACCTTTTATTACAGACGACACTATAGTTTTTGGATTATTAATGCTGTTGTTAGCTTTTGTTTTTTACACTTCAGCGATAAAGGATGGTTTTTGGAAAAAGTTCTATATCGTTTTTCCATCGTTGTTGATGTGTTATTTACTTCCTTCTATTTTTAGTTCGTTAAATATTATTTCACCAGAATGGAGCGAAGTGGCTGAAAACGGCGAAACTATTAATAAAAAATCATCTATTTATTTTATAGCCAGTAGGTATTTGCTCCCAGCAGCTTTGGTTTTAATGACGCTTAGTATCGATTTGAAAGCAATGTTCAAATTAGGTCCTAAAGCATTGATAATGTTTTTTACCGGAACAGTCGGTGTTATTATTGGGGCGCCAATAGCTGTTTTGATCATGTCAATTTTTTCTCCGGAAACAGTTGGTGGAGCTGGTTTTGATGCCGTTTGGCGTGGTCTTTCAACCATTGCGGGAAGTTGGATTGGTGGAGGTGCTAATCAAGCTGCTATGCTTGAAGTATTCAAATTCAATCAGGAAAAATACGGAGCCATGGTTTTAGTTGATATTGTAGTTGCTAATATTTGGATGGCTTTTCTATTATTTGGTATCGGAAAAAAAGAAAAAATAGACAAATGGTTAAAAGCTGATAATCGTTCTATTGAAGAACTAAAAGAGAAGGTTACAGCTTATGCTGATAATGTAACTAGAAACCCAAGTTTAACGGATTTGATGGTTATTTTAGGAGTTGCTTTTACAGCAGTGGGCCTTTCCCATTGGGGAAGTAATTCTATCTCCGACTTTTTAAAGGCTAATTTCGAGATTGTCAATGATCCCACTAGTTTTGCATCTACTTTTGGAGATCGATTCTTTTGGATGGTTACGATTGCAACCGTGTTAGGAATTCTATTCTCTTTCACTAAATTAAAGCAGTATGAAGGCGCAGGAGCTAGCAAGATAGGAAGTGTATTTATCTATATTTTGGTGGCTTCAATAGGAATGAAAATGGATTTAGGCTCGGTGATGAGTAATCCTGGATTATTAGTGGTAGGGTTAATTTGGATGGCAATACACGTACTACTTCTTGTTATTGTTGCAAAAATAATTAAAGCACCATTTTTCTTCTTAGCTGTTGGAAGTAAAGCAAATATTGGCGGAGCAGCTTCGGCACCAATTGTCGCTTCTGCTTTTCATCCTTCACTAGCTAGCGTAGGTGTTCTTTTGGCTGTTTTTGGCTATGTTATAGGAACTTATGGAGCTTTGATAGCTGCTTTTTTAATGGAAATTGCTGCTCCAAAATAGGTGATTCAATTCAATTCAAATTATGGAAAACTTAACTTTTAAATAGTAATGTTTGACTATAGCTTAAATCAAAAATCCCTTTTGAAATCATTATTCAAAAGGGATTTTTTGCATGAATATTGTTTTAAGCTAAAAACCGTAATTAACTCCTAAGCCAAAAACTTCTCTTGTTTGAAATGCTTTTATTGAGTTATCGTCATAAATAGTTTGGAAGGCTAAATTCGCAGATAAGTATTTGTTTATTTTCATGATTACATTCATTTGGTAATCAATATCAACGTTTTGCGGATTGTCTAAATAATCTGAATATAAATTCAATCTGTTTTCAACAGA carries:
- a CDS encoding MFS transporter, with translation MIDLNFLGKSKTKAKFKKQYRDIKISYLNRIRWAVSMFYFGMGLCFATWASRIPDIKTTLQLSEGDLGTILFALPLGQLLIMPFSGKLVSRFGSHRMLVFSLLFYVFSMTNLGLATNAWQLSAGLFVFGIFGNLSNIAVNTQGVYTEVLFKKTIMSSFHGMWSFAGFMGALVGLAMLAFDLTPYIHFLIVGGVVFLMMAFNFKFLIKAKETIKVKKAKMFSKPDSALIWLGIIGFCSMASEGVMFDWSGVYFKDVIKAPGPLVILGYTSFMIMMAGGRFLGDGLIRKFGRKNVLKISGIMISTGLFIAVFFPFIIPSTLAFMLVGLGVSTIVPTVYSLAGKNPNVSPSIALTTVSSVSFLGFLMGPPIIGYIAELSNLRFSFAFIGIFGVLIAFMVSKIETIE
- a CDS encoding FKBP-type peptidyl-prolyl cis-trans isomerase translates to MKSTLLALVSSLFVSCFPDLKSDIETQPVDYTVQNEKEIVDYIAKNNLNAQKSDTGLYYVVTEPGTGKQPTVNSCVTVAYKGCFTNGKIFDQNASGISGDLYKFIKGWTEGIQYFKEGGSGVLLVPAHLGYGNGVSGIPGGSVLAFDVKLIAVK
- the hflX gene encoding GTPase HflX; the encoded protein is MLEKEVLNFEKTAIVGIVTQNQSEEKLNEYLDELEFLTFTAGGQVVKRFSQKMERPNPKTFVGTGKIEEIHLFVKENDISTLIFDDELSPSQQKNISKIITECKILDRTHLILDIFAQRAETSYARTQVELAQCIYMLPRLSGLWTHLERQKGGIGMRGPGETEIETDRRIVRDRIALLKDKIKAIDKQMGTQRGNRGSMVRVALVGYTNVGKSTLMNAVGKSDVFVENKLFATLDTTVRKVVIKNLPFLLSDTVGFIRKLPTMLVDSFKSTLDEVREADLLLHVVDISHPEFEDHIASVNQTLLDIKANDKPVIMVFNKIDAYKHLTIDEDDLMTEKTTRHYTLEEWKSTWMSRVGVQNALFISATNKENFEEFRERVYEAVRHIHITRFPYNKFLYPDYKDAVEKEDKEAEEETE
- a CDS encoding carboxypeptidase-like regulatory domain-containing protein, with product MKKFYFTIFFIVQTAIVTAQNNTGFFGKIIEPKTQKPLEFVVVSIQNTTLMQITKTDGQFSFDDVPSGNILLLVHSQGFKDALYPIDIEQGQRLDLGTISLEEDQTLEQQSSIITLIESDFSDENSSSESTSGLLQSSRDAFLQSAAFNWGQARFRVRGLDSEYSTMMINGVSMNKIYDGRPQWGEWGGLNDALRNQEFTLGTAPSDYTFGGILGTQQINTRASIYRPGSRITFSGTNTNYSWRTMATYASGMNANGWAFVVSAGKRWAQEGYFEGTNYDANSFFISLEKKLSQNQSLNLTGIYTPNSRAKNSPNTAEVTELTTVKYNSYWGFQDGKKRNARMKTIEMPTIMLNHYFKINDKTNLNSSATYQFGKITNSNIDYQNANSPDPTYYRKMSSYYSSLYAKDSGEFSGAFIPDYENAEKSKISFLANSQIDWNAIYKANQTPVLDSNGIISGYEPKKSKYVLYEDQVEDQTAAINTNLTSQLSENIFLNAGASFKKLKSHYSQHLLDLLGGLYFDDIDPFYKGRLSQSDLNNPDRQVVVGDTYGYNYNYLATIIEAFTQFKFTYNKVDFYLGQQFSTRDYQREGLYRNGIYENNSFGKSEKVTFENFGFKAGLNLKISGKQLVTFNAAHLTKAPSLRNTFPNSRLNNLIIDGLESENINSIDLSYVYRSPKLKGRLTTYYSLIKNVTQISFFYAEGIFDDGAGYLNTDAFVSQTLTKLNKKNIGAELSLEYQLSSTFKTTFSGAFGDYTYASNPQVSLTNDAKASVENTNPVFDFGAAALKNYKQAGMPQRAYSVGLEYRDPSYWWISANINYLTNNYIDVSAISRTKIFYKNPASGFNFPEATEERAAELLKQEKFDPLMLLNLVGGKSWRIHGKNFGVFASVNNVLDVTYKTGGYEQARNANFRKMNQDFSSGTPSFGNKYFYGYGRTYFVNLYINL
- a CDS encoding Gfo/Idh/MocA family oxidoreductase, translating into MQKIKTALLSYGMSGKVFHAPFLSIHQGFEISGSWERTKKLINYDFPEVKSYARIEELLESDVNLVIVNTPVEIHYEYAKKVLLAGKHAVVEKAFTTTVAQAKELAALAEEKGLKLAVFQNRRWDSDFKTVQKVITDEVLGEIVEAEFHFDRYNPLLSPKQHKESINPGSGILKDLGPHIIDQALCLFGLPQSVFADIRITREHSLVDDYIDVLLYYATFRVRLKAGFFVREANPAYIIHGKKGSFVKHRGDIQEDELKLGKKPNLTTWGTEPIEKAGLLHTEINGEIVKKTISTLQGNYYDFFEGVYNSIVSNTIEPVTAKDGIHVMQIIEAAIQSSAQKKVVDLLRSQHE
- a CDS encoding DUF5689 domain-containing protein, producing MKATFHKPYLFLLLLFIINSCVTDNISAPKLICTQTDLVVNKSVSDVRANANAVIAQYKYDDIIEAYVVSSDEAGNFFKTISFQTLATATTPAIGFSVPVDATNLYIDYRPGNKVYIKLKNQYTDISFGGMRIGSIFVNAYNDGGVGRLSQNEYKNVLNASCTNVKEEELVKMVSMTDLLNDSYLNTLVELSDVQFATAAVGRHYFEESNNVGGATNWGLMDKSGNQVYFRTSSFANFATSIVPNGSGKVRGILTKYGNDYQLLARSEKDVVMTGNRSVAFFSQDFETVVDKSNLSLPGWANIVQNGSLFWKGGVYSGNGFAEFSISGTKVVSNIAWLISPKIDMDVYTKEILTFRTAQHHLDVDSPLNSLEVYVSTNFDGLNVTKATWIPLVTNLPKQATPWRQFIGSGAVDLSSYKGKINIAFKYTGSGKNLALDGAFQVDDVQVFGEK